A stretch of Arthrobacter sp. NEB 688 DNA encodes these proteins:
- a CDS encoding DinB family protein — translation MLDAFLDEHRAGLREALAGLTEEQARRRLVPSATTLLGLLKHVTFVERVWSEEAVLRRPRTGIGLPASVDETFELADDDTVVSVLTDHEKACAAARSIAATVDLDDTVLGNRRGPLPMRWVQLHLLRELAQHAGHADILREQVLAADARDA, via the coding sequence ATGCTCGACGCGTTCCTCGACGAACACCGGGCCGGTCTGCGCGAGGCGCTCGCCGGGCTCACCGAGGAGCAGGCGCGGCGGCGGCTCGTGCCGTCGGCCACGACGCTGCTCGGGCTGCTCAAGCACGTGACCTTCGTCGAGCGGGTGTGGTCCGAGGAGGCCGTGCTGCGCCGGCCGCGGACGGGGATCGGTCTGCCGGCGAGCGTCGACGAGACCTTCGAGCTCGCGGACGACGACACCGTCGTCTCGGTCCTGACCGACCACGAGAAGGCCTGTGCCGCAGCCCGGTCCATCGCCGCGACCGTCGACCTCGACGACACCGTGCTGGGGAACCGGCGCGGCCCGCTCCCGATGCGCTGGGTGCAGCTGCACCTGCTGCGCGAGCTCGCCCAGCACGCCGGCCACGCCGACATCCTGCGCGAGCAGGTGCTCGCCGCGGACGCCCGGGACGCCTGA
- the hemE gene encoding uroporphyrinogen decarboxylase — translation MTTSPSPAAAPASDSALVRAARGLPVPHTPVWFMRQAGRSLPEYRKVREGVGMLESCRRPDLVTEITLQPVRRHGVDAAIFFSDIVVPLAAVGIDLDIVAGVGPVVAEPVRTRADLERLRDLVPEDVPDITESVRMLTAELGTTPLIGFAGAPFTLASYLVEGGPSKNHEHTKALMHGDPGLWHDLCARLARISGAFLRVQGEAGASALQLFDSWAGFLSRADYEGFVAPHSAAALASVADLGVPRIHFGVGTGELLTLMGEAGADVVGVDYRVSLTDALERTGGRWPLQGNLDPALLFAPWEALSRRVVEIVEEGRAAPGHVFNLGHGVLPHTDPDVLTRVVELVHEVSAR, via the coding sequence GTGACGACCTCCCCGAGCCCGGCCGCCGCGCCCGCCTCCGACTCCGCCCTCGTGCGGGCCGCCCGCGGCCTGCCCGTGCCGCACACCCCCGTCTGGTTCATGCGCCAGGCCGGCCGCTCGCTGCCGGAGTACCGCAAGGTCCGCGAGGGCGTCGGGATGCTCGAGTCCTGCCGGCGCCCCGACCTCGTCACCGAGATCACGCTCCAGCCGGTGCGCCGCCACGGCGTCGACGCGGCGATCTTCTTCTCCGACATCGTCGTCCCGCTCGCGGCCGTCGGCATCGACCTCGACATCGTCGCCGGGGTCGGCCCGGTCGTCGCCGAGCCGGTGCGCACCCGCGCCGACCTCGAGCGGCTGCGCGACCTCGTCCCCGAGGACGTCCCCGACATCACCGAGTCGGTCCGGATGCTCACCGCCGAGCTCGGCACCACCCCGCTCATCGGCTTCGCCGGCGCGCCGTTCACCCTCGCGTCCTACCTCGTCGAGGGCGGGCCGTCGAAGAACCACGAGCACACCAAGGCCCTCATGCACGGCGACCCCGGGCTGTGGCACGACCTGTGCGCCCGGCTCGCCCGCATCTCCGGCGCGTTCCTGCGGGTGCAGGGCGAGGCCGGCGCCTCGGCCCTCCAGCTCTTCGACTCCTGGGCCGGCTTCCTCAGCCGCGCCGACTACGAGGGCTTCGTCGCCCCGCACTCCGCCGCCGCGCTCGCGTCCGTCGCCGACCTCGGCGTGCCCCGGATCCACTTCGGGGTCGGCACCGGCGAGCTGCTGACCCTCATGGGCGAGGCCGGCGCGGACGTCGTCGGGGTCGACTACCGGGTGTCGCTGACCGACGCCCTCGAGCGCACCGGCGGACGCTGGCCGCTGCAGGGCAACCTCGACCCCGCGCTGCTCTTCGCCCCGTGGGAGGCCCTCTCGCGTCGCGTCGTCGAGATCGTCGAGGAGGGCCGCGCCGCGCCCGGGCACGTCTTCAACCTCGGCCACGGCGTCCTGCCGCACACCGACCCCGACGTGCTCACCCGCGTCGTCGAGCTGGTCCACGAGGTCTCGGCCCGGTGA
- a CDS encoding GNAT family N-acetyltransferase yields MPADRVLAGHGLTLEPLRVEHADVMAFALADPALHTVTGGRPASTDELRERYTRQLRGPDDPHEEWCTWVVRDGDDGPLVGFVQATLTGDGACAELAWVVGTPWQGRGIARRAAALVLAEVTRRGVGTVVAHVRPGHAPSEAVARSLGMGPTDVVVDGETRWSLEVPGR; encoded by the coding sequence GTGCCCGCCGACCGCGTCCTCGCCGGCCACGGGCTGACCCTCGAGCCGCTGCGCGTCGAGCACGCCGACGTGATGGCGTTCGCCCTCGCGGACCCCGCCCTCCACACGGTGACCGGCGGGCGGCCCGCCAGCACCGACGAGCTGCGCGAGCGCTACACCCGGCAGCTGCGCGGCCCCGACGACCCCCACGAGGAGTGGTGCACCTGGGTCGTCCGCGACGGCGACGACGGGCCCCTCGTCGGGTTCGTCCAGGCGACGCTGACGGGCGACGGAGCGTGCGCCGAGCTCGCGTGGGTCGTCGGCACGCCGTGGCAGGGCCGGGGCATCGCGCGGCGGGCGGCCGCGCTCGTCCTCGCCGAGGTCACGCGCCGCGGCGTCGGCACGGTCGTCGCCCACGTACGACCGGGCCACGCGCCGTCGGAGGCGGTGGCCCGGTCGCTCGGGATGGGGCCGACGGACGTCGTCGTCGACGGCGAGACCCGCTGGTCCCTGGAGGTCCCGGGCCGCTGA